Proteins encoded in a region of the Magallana gigas chromosome 8, xbMagGiga1.1, whole genome shotgun sequence genome:
- the LOC136270974 gene encoding tigger transposable element-derived protein 4-like: MFTVIYMVSFYLIIVILNMSSPSRKRKAITLETKYEIIQEVEKGGLPKKDVAAKFEILPNTLSTILKNKDDIVQNYESTGMSPSRKRHRSVPHETVDSALLEWFKEKRHENIPISGPLLLQKSEDLAKKLGDHTFKANTGWLDRFKTRHGIVCRAITGESAVVDPKIVDEWREKLPQIIQNYSPNDIFNADETGLFYKLLPDRTLQMKGEKCHGGKRSKERLTLMVAANMSGTEKLPLLVIGKFENPRCFKGIKFLPVIYRANKKAWMVSFIFEEWLRNLDRRFLREKRKVLLFVDNCAAHPKVLNLKSITLNFLPPNTTSLLQPMDQGIINNHKKLRIRYKRITNYGYNEVFSVVP, from the coding sequence AGCAATTACGCTAGAGACCAAGTATGAAATTATACAAGAGGTTGAAAAGGGGGGCCTTCCTAAAAAAGACGTCGCTGcaaagtttgaaattttacCAAACACACTGAGCACAATCTTGAAAAACAAAGATGACATCGTACAAAATTACGAATCAACAGGAATGAGTCCATCACGGAAACGCCATCGGTCCGTACCGCACGAGACAGTAGATTCCGCCTTATTAGAGTGGTTCAAAGAAAAAAGACATGAGAACATTCCTATAAGCGGTCCGTTACTGCTTCAAAAATCAGAGGACCTTGCTAAGAAATTAGGAGATCACACTTTTAAAGCGAATACAGGATGGCTGGATCGCTTTAAAACTCGACACGGGATCGTGTGCCGAGCTATAACTGGTGAGAGTGCGGTCGTAGATCCTAAAATCGTTGACGAATGGAGAGAAAAACTCCCCCAAATCATACAAAACTACAGTCCGAATGATATCTTTAATGCTGACGAAACTGGACTTTTTTATAAACTTCTACCCGACAGAACCCTACAAATGAAAGGTGAAAAGTGTCATGGGGGGAAAAGATCAAAGGAGAGATTAACTCTTATGGTCGCGGCGAACATGAGCGGTACTGAAAAATTACCCCTGCTGGTAATAGGCAAATTCGAAAACCCAAGATGTTTTAAGGGAATAAAATTTTTGCCCGTAATCTACAGAGCCAACAAAAAGGCTTGGATGGTTAGTTTCATTTTTGAGGAATGGCTTCGAAATCTTGATCGTAGGTTTCTGAGGGAGAAACGCAAGGTGCTTTTGTTCGTCGATAATTGCGCCGCCCACCCGAAAGTGCTCAACCTGAAGTCCATCACTCTGAACTTTCTTCCCCCTAACACAACAAGCTTGTTGCAACCGATGGACCAGGGCATAATCAACAACCATAAAAAATTGCGAATTCGCTATAAACGTATAACGaattacggctataacgaagtttTTTCTGTGGTCCCCTGA